Proteins from one Haloarchaeobius litoreus genomic window:
- a CDS encoding class 1 fructose-bisphosphatase — translation MQEGGSDSTVDAVVDVIAETAPEIRQGLVGRRGTVDEENPSGDEQVEADVWADGLLEDRLSSIDGVGQYASEERPDIVDCGEGVAVAVDPLDGSSNLKSNNAMGTIFGVYDAELPARGEDLVAAGYVLYGPVTTMLVARDGAVHEYELSGDERGVIERDVTVPDDAVVYGFGGRVPDWPDDFAAYVDEVEDELKLRYGGAMIADVNQVVTYGGIFAYPALESAPNGKLRLQFEGIPIGYVVETAGGASSDGSQSLLSVEPTELHQRVPVHVGSEEYIDRLESALE, via the coding sequence ATGCAGGAGGGAGGGTCCGATTCGACCGTCGACGCGGTCGTCGACGTCATCGCGGAGACCGCACCGGAGATCCGGCAGGGACTCGTCGGCCGCCGCGGCACCGTCGACGAGGAGAACCCGAGCGGCGACGAACAGGTCGAGGCCGACGTGTGGGCCGACGGCCTGCTCGAGGACCGCCTGTCGAGCATCGACGGCGTCGGCCAGTACGCCAGCGAGGAGCGCCCCGACATCGTCGACTGCGGCGAGGGCGTCGCGGTCGCGGTCGACCCGCTCGACGGCTCCTCGAACCTCAAGTCGAACAACGCGATGGGAACCATCTTCGGCGTGTACGACGCCGAACTCCCGGCCCGCGGCGAGGACCTCGTCGCCGCCGGCTACGTGCTGTACGGCCCGGTGACGACGATGCTCGTCGCGCGCGACGGGGCCGTCCACGAGTACGAGCTCTCGGGCGACGAACGCGGCGTCATCGAGCGCGACGTGACCGTCCCCGACGACGCCGTGGTCTACGGCTTCGGCGGGCGCGTCCCCGACTGGCCCGACGACTTCGCGGCCTACGTCGACGAGGTCGAGGACGAGCTGAAGCTCCGCTACGGCGGCGCGATGATCGCCGACGTGAACCAGGTCGTCACCTACGGTGGAATCTTCGCGTACCCCGCCCTCGAATCCGCTCCAAACGGAAAGCTCCGCCTCCAGTTCGAGGGCATCCCCATCGGCTACGTCGTCGAGACCGCCGGCGGGGCATCCTCGGACGGCAGCCAGTCGCTCCTGTCGGTCGAGCCGACCGAACTCCACCAGCGCGTCCCCGTCCACGTCGGCAGCGAGGAGTACATCGACCGGCTGGAGTCCGCGCTGGAGTGA
- a CDS encoding acyl-CoA carboxylase subunit beta yields the protein MKVRISEGASAEEASAIAAALAEHVGDDVEVYVGRSDVPAASHDAPEGDDAESDVPEEYEDLGPTAREELLLEQIEEILEGGPEKYKDTLPEEGKLFVRDRIDLWFDQDDDDAFLFEDGRFAEFDADDQLPADGLITGGATFEGRDVHFMANDWTVKRGSMAAKGVEKFLRMQQRALKTGRPVLYLMDSSGGRIDQQTGFFANREGIGKYYYNHSMLSGRVPQICVLYGPCIAGAAYTPVFADFTIMVEGMSAMAIASPRMVKMVTGEDISMQELGGPEMHATESGSADLVAESEEHARELVSQLVTYLPDNSDEKPPRAESKAPARSPEGIDSVVPQEPNKGYDMERVIERIVDEGSYFELRPDYGKEIITAYARIDGRPVGIVANQPAQRAGAIFPDAAEKAAEFIWKSDAFNVPLLYLADTPGFMAGSGVEKDAILEKGKKMIYATSSATVPKQCVVVRKAYGAGIYAMSGPAYDPESTIALPSGEIAIMGPEAAINAVYARKLNEIDDPDERAQREAELREEYREDIDVRRMASEVVIDDVVPPSSLRTELENRFRFYETVEKDLPDKKHGTVL from the coding sequence ATGAAGGTGCGCATCAGCGAGGGCGCGTCGGCCGAGGAGGCGTCGGCTATCGCCGCGGCGCTCGCCGAGCACGTCGGGGACGACGTAGAGGTGTACGTCGGTCGGAGCGACGTACCGGCCGCGAGCCACGACGCTCCCGAGGGCGACGACGCCGAGTCCGACGTCCCCGAGGAGTACGAGGACCTCGGCCCGACCGCGCGGGAGGAACTGCTACTCGAACAGATCGAGGAGATCCTGGAGGGCGGCCCCGAGAAGTACAAGGACACGCTCCCCGAGGAGGGCAAGCTGTTCGTCAGGGACCGCATCGACCTGTGGTTCGATCAGGACGACGATGACGCCTTTCTCTTCGAGGACGGCAGGTTCGCCGAGTTCGACGCCGACGACCAGCTCCCCGCAGACGGGCTCATCACCGGGGGGGCGACGTTCGAGGGACGGGACGTCCACTTCATGGCCAACGACTGGACCGTCAAGCGCGGCTCGATGGCCGCCAAGGGCGTCGAGAAGTTCCTCCGGATGCAACAGCGCGCGCTGAAGACCGGCCGGCCGGTGCTCTACCTGATGGACTCCTCCGGCGGCCGCATCGACCAGCAGACGGGCTTCTTCGCCAACCGCGAGGGCATCGGGAAGTACTACTACAACCACTCGATGCTCTCCGGGCGCGTCCCGCAGATCTGTGTCCTCTACGGGCCCTGCATCGCGGGGGCCGCCTACACGCCCGTCTTCGCCGACTTCACCATCATGGTCGAGGGGATGTCCGCGATGGCGATCGCCTCCCCGCGGATGGTGAAGATGGTCACCGGCGAGGACATCTCGATGCAGGAGCTCGGCGGTCCGGAGATGCACGCCACCGAGTCCGGGAGCGCCGACCTCGTCGCCGAGAGCGAGGAGCACGCCCGCGAGCTCGTCTCCCAGCTGGTCACCTACCTGCCTGACAACAGCGACGAGAAGCCCCCACGTGCCGAGTCGAAGGCACCCGCCCGCTCCCCCGAGGGCATCGACTCGGTCGTCCCGCAGGAGCCGAACAAGGGCTACGACATGGAGCGGGTCATCGAGCGCATCGTCGACGAGGGGAGCTACTTCGAGCTCAGACCGGACTACGGCAAGGAGATCATCACGGCGTACGCCCGCATCGACGGCCGGCCGGTCGGCATCGTCGCCAACCAGCCCGCCCAGCGCGCCGGGGCCATCTTCCCCGACGCCGCCGAGAAGGCCGCGGAGTTCATCTGGAAGTCAGACGCGTTCAACGTCCCCCTGCTCTACCTCGCCGACACGCCGGGCTTCATGGCCGGCTCGGGGGTCGAGAAGGACGCCATCCTGGAGAAGGGCAAGAAGATGATCTACGCCACCTCCTCGGCGACGGTCCCCAAGCAGTGCGTCGTCGTCCGGAAGGCGTACGGCGCGGGCATCTACGCCATGTCCGGCCCCGCGTACGACCCCGAGTCCACCATCGCGCTGCCGTCCGGCGAGATCGCCATCATGGGCCCCGAGGCGGCCATCAACGCCGTCTACGCGCGGAAGCTCAACGAGATCGACGACCCCGACGAGCGCGCCCAGCGCGAGGCCGAGCTGCGCGAGGAGTACCGCGAGGACATCGACGTGCGCCGGATGGCGAGCGAGGTCGTCATCGACGACGTCGTGCCGCCGTCGTCGCTCCGTACGGAGCTCGAGAACCGCTTCCGGTTCTACGAGACCGTCGAGAAGGACCTCCCGGACAAGAAACACGGCACCGTCCTGTAG
- a CDS encoding class I fructose-bisphosphate aldolase, which translates to MRPIDDSPIVRDGKVLILAMDHGLEHGPVDFEPVPETIDPSTVFDVGTHDAVTAMAVQKGVAEAYYPSYEDDVNLLMKLNGTSNLWMGEPDSAVNCSVDYAVEECGADALGFTLYGGSNNEIEMAEEFRKAQEDARKHDVPMVMWSYPRGQGLKNDRDPETIAYAARQALELGADVAKVKYPGSPENMEWAVDAAGKVKVVMSGGSKTDDYAFLKQVEGCIAAGGKGLAVGRNVWQRENPREILDALEAVIYEGASAEEALDR; encoded by the coding sequence ATGCGACCCATCGACGACTCACCCATCGTCCGCGACGGAAAGGTACTGATTCTCGCGATGGACCACGGGCTGGAGCATGGTCCCGTCGACTTCGAGCCGGTCCCCGAGACGATCGACCCGTCGACGGTGTTCGACGTGGGGACACACGACGCCGTCACCGCGATGGCCGTCCAGAAGGGCGTCGCCGAGGCGTACTACCCCTCCTACGAGGACGACGTGAACCTCCTCATGAAGCTCAACGGCACGTCGAACCTCTGGATGGGCGAGCCGGACTCCGCGGTGAACTGCTCCGTCGACTACGCAGTCGAGGAGTGCGGTGCCGACGCGCTCGGCTTCACCCTCTACGGCGGCTCGAACAACGAGATCGAGATGGCCGAGGAGTTCCGGAAGGCCCAGGAGGACGCCCGGAAGCACGACGTCCCGATGGTCATGTGGTCCTACCCGCGCGGCCAGGGCCTGAAGAACGACCGCGACCCCGAGACCATCGCCTACGCGGCCCGGCAGGCGCTCGAGCTCGGTGCCGACGTGGCGAAGGTCAAGTACCCCGGGTCGCCGGAGAACATGGAGTGGGCGGTCGACGCCGCAGGTAAGGTCAAGGTCGTCATGTCCGGCGGGTCGAAGACCGACGACTACGCGTTCCTCAAGCAGGTCGAGGGCTGCATCGCGGCCGGCGGCAAGGGCCTCGCGGTCGGCCGGAACGTCTGGCAGCGCGAGAACCCGCGCGAGATCCTCGACGCCCTCGAAGCGGTCATCTACGAGGGCGCGTCCGCCGAGGAAGCGCTGGACCGATGA
- a CDS encoding DUF7409 domain-containing protein: MGTNDGGEELVADAETLAGLDGVTPVAAAQLTEAGVTTSDVTEKRVTYTDLVEAGVEQGVATDLRREYSLSWSSTLGDGLDERAESMGGLQDDERDWVAASTSDWEELGVRGYDPVEREPVDIWAGRVRPTPVEAVVDDWVADQLAEAGITSVRQLAWVDASALAAALEVNVMQARTWRFSAREAFQRE; this comes from the coding sequence ATGGGCACGAACGACGGTGGCGAGGAGCTGGTAGCCGATGCCGAGACGCTGGCTGGCCTGGACGGGGTCACGCCGGTGGCGGCGGCCCAGCTGACGGAGGCAGGTGTCACGACGAGCGACGTGACCGAGAAGCGGGTGACGTACACGGACCTGGTCGAGGCGGGCGTCGAGCAGGGCGTGGCGACCGACCTCCGCCGGGAGTACTCGCTCTCGTGGTCGTCGACGCTGGGCGACGGACTGGACGAGCGCGCGGAGTCGATGGGCGGGCTGCAGGACGACGAGCGGGACTGGGTCGCGGCCTCGACGAGCGACTGGGAGGAACTCGGCGTGCGGGGGTACGACCCGGTCGAGCGCGAACCCGTCGACATCTGGGCCGGGCGGGTGCGTCCAACGCCGGTCGAGGCGGTCGTCGACGACTGGGTGGCCGACCAGCTCGCCGAGGCGGGCATCACGTCGGTCCGCCAGCTCGCGTGGGTCGACGCGTCCGCGCTGGCGGCGGCGCTGGAGGTGAACGTGATGCAGGCGAGAACGTGGCGGTTCTCGGCGCGCGAGGCGTTCCAGCGGGAGTGA